In Formosa haliotis, the sequence GTACAAGTACCCTATTACATAAGCTTTGAATAGCTGCCATGTCATGGCTCACAAACAACACAGTTCTACCATCTCCTCTACTAATATCCTGCATCTTACCTATGGCTTTCTTTTGAAATTCGGCATCGCCTACGGCTAGTACTTCATCAATTACTAAAATATCAGGTTCTAAAAAAGCGGCTACGGCGAAGGCTAAACGCACGCGCATTCCGCTACTATAACGTTTTACTGGCGTATCAACATAACGTTCGCAACCACTAAAGGCAATAATTTCGTCTTCTTTGGCTTTAATCTCGGCTTTGGTCATCCCCAGAATAGCCCCGTTTAAATAGATGTTTTCACGCCCTGTTAATTCTGGATGAAAGCCTGTACCTACCTCTAGCAAACTGGCTATACGCCCCCGGGTTTTAATTTCGCCCGTCGTTGGACTCGTTACCCGCGATAAGATTTTTAACAAGGTACTTTTTCCGGCGCCGTTTTTACCAATAATACCTAAAACTTCGCCTTGCTTCACCTCGAAATTTATATCTTTAAGCGCCCAAGCATAATCGCTTTTCCCCTTACTCGAGCGGTCGTTAGTTTCACCAATCTTTAAATACGGATCGTCCTTACCCCGCACGCGATGCCACCACCGATTTAAATCGTGACTTATGGTACCCGTGCCTATGAGCCCTAGGCGGTATTGTTTGCTTATATTTTCGGCTTTTAGTATGGTCATTTATTCTTAGTTGGTAGTTGTTAGTTCTTAGTTGTTGGAAAATAATGGTTCAAATATAATATTTATAATATCTTTTACTTCTTTAGGTATTTAGTTAATCCACTTAACATTTTTGATAATT encodes:
- a CDS encoding ABC transporter ATP-binding protein gives rise to the protein MTILKAENISKQYRLGLIGTGTISHDLNRWWHRVRGKDDPYLKIGETNDRSSKGKSDYAWALKDINFEVKQGEVLGIIGKNGAGKSTLLKILSRVTSPTTGEIKTRGRIASLLEVGTGFHPELTGRENIYLNGAILGMTKAEIKAKEDEIIAFSGCERYVDTPVKRYSSGMRVRLAFAVAAFLEPDILVIDEVLAVGDAEFQKKAIGKMQDISRGDGRTVLFVSHDMAAIQSLCNRVLVLKNGELVYENNTADAIDFYLENTNPANNNFNNLELLKERRGDQSSVFTSVALGCEYEGRIYENVNAIYSNSKCFIDVVIKNKSNLKRKIYLSYEISDSKNISVSNVSNQFNGNTILLEGEYNKIRFEIEHIPLISKKYRLSLWGEEVGGKVFDCLEQCIEFDVEETDFFGTGKVPRAKQHGYVLLKNKCYNVK